In Paracoccus fistulariae, a single window of DNA contains:
- a CDS encoding Lrp/AsnC family transcriptional regulator: MPELDLIDRKIVAALMQDATLPIAQIADRVGLSQTPCWKRIQKLEAAGVLTRRVALADPAKLGFGLSVFVGIEAVDHGAEWRDSFLRAIAGLPEVMEAFRMAGEMDYLLRVAVADMAAFDDFYRRLTEAVPLKNVTSHFAMERLHYTTAYPVNTRDR, translated from the coding sequence ATGCCGGAACTGGACCTGATCGACCGCAAGATCGTCGCGGCGCTGATGCAGGATGCGACCCTGCCTATCGCCCAGATCGCAGATCGCGTCGGTCTGTCGCAGACGCCGTGCTGGAAGCGCATCCAGAAGCTGGAGGCGGCGGGCGTGCTGACCCGCCGCGTCGCCCTGGCGGATCCGGCGAAACTGGGCTTCGGATTGTCGGTCTTTGTCGGGATCGAGGCCGTGGATCACGGCGCGGAATGGCGCGACAGCTTTCTGCGCGCCATTGCCGGACTGCCCGAGGTGATGGAGGCCTTCCGCATGGCAGGCGAAATGGATTACCTGCTGCGGGTGGCGGTCGCGGATATGGCGGCCTTTGACGATTTCTATCGCCGCCTGACCGAGGCCGTGCCGTTGAAAAACGTCACCTCGCATTTCGCGATGGAGCGGCTGCATTACACAACCGCCTATCCGGTGAATACGCGCGACCGTTAA
- a CDS encoding type 1 glutamine amidotransferase, producing the protein MRIGILQCGKSPAQLKDDLGDYPDMFVRLLAGRGFEFTIWDVEEMQFPDTIHDADGWLLTGSRHGAYEPHPFIPPLEDFIRQAYAAPVPMVGICFGHQIIAQALGGKVVKYEGGWAVGTQDYDFQGEKLRLNAWHQDQVVELPEGASVIARNDQCANAALVYGDKALTIQPHPEFNDDFVQGLMDTRAKGVVPDDLLDRAAGRMGEAKASANMADRIESFFRKSRAAAGNTSQGGA; encoded by the coding sequence ATGCGTATCGGCATACTTCAATGCGGCAAGTCGCCCGCGCAGTTGAAGGACGACCTGGGCGACTATCCGGATATGTTCGTGCGGCTTCTGGCCGGACGCGGCTTTGAGTTCACCATCTGGGATGTCGAGGAGATGCAATTTCCCGACACGATCCACGACGCGGATGGCTGGTTGCTGACGGGATCGCGCCACGGCGCCTATGAGCCGCATCCCTTCATCCCGCCGCTGGAGGATTTTATCCGTCAGGCCTATGCCGCGCCTGTCCCCATGGTCGGCATCTGCTTTGGCCATCAGATCATCGCGCAGGCCCTGGGTGGCAAGGTGGTCAAATACGAGGGCGGCTGGGCTGTCGGCACGCAGGATTACGATTTTCAGGGTGAAAAGCTGCGGCTGAATGCCTGGCATCAGGATCAGGTCGTCGAACTGCCCGAAGGCGCGTCGGTCATTGCCCGCAACGATCAATGCGCCAATGCGGCGCTGGTCTATGGCGACAAGGCGCTGACCATTCAGCCGCATCCGGAATTCAACGACGATTTCGTGCAGGGCCTGATGGACACGCGCGCCAAGGGCGTTGTCCCCGATGATCTGCTGGACCGCGCTGCCGGACGGATGGGAGAGGCCAAGGCCTCGGCCAATATGGCGGACCGGATCGAGAGCTTTTTCAGGAAATCGCGTGCTGCTGCGGGCAACACGTCGCAGGGGGGCGCATGA
- a CDS encoding GMC family oxidoreductase, with translation MESYDYIVIGAGSAGCVLANRLSADPANRVLLLEAGGSDNYHWIHIPVGYLYCIGNPRTDWGFRTQVEAGLNGRSLIYPRGRVLGGCSSINGMIYMRGQAADYDQWRQMGCAGWGWDDVLPLFTRQEDYYRGADDSHGSGGEMRVETARVRWAVLDAFLDAAEQAGIPRTDDFNRGDNEGGGYFDVTQRNGWRWSAAKAFLRPARGRPNLRVMTGASVERLVIKAGEVRGVILHHQGQRRQIAADRETILSAGAIGSVQILEHSGVGRGDILQAAGITPQVQVDALGENLQDHLQLRMVYKVTGVPTLNEQASHLWGKARIGLEYLLKRSGPMSMAPSQLGIFTRSGPQKATADLEFHVQPVSLDKFGDPVHPFPAMTASVCNLRPDSRGSVHVTSPDFRDHPAIRPNYLSTESDRDVAVRAIRLTREIAAQPAFARYRPQEHMPGDGFATDAELVRAAGDIGTTIFHPVGTCRMGADAGSVVDPRLRMRALGRLRIADASVMPRITSGNTNAPTMMIAEKAAQMILEDARA, from the coding sequence ATGGAAAGCTATGACTATATCGTCATCGGTGCGGGCAGCGCGGGATGCGTGCTGGCCAACCGTCTCAGCGCCGATCCCGCCAACCGGGTGCTGCTGCTGGAGGCGGGCGGATCGGATAACTACCACTGGATCCACATTCCCGTCGGCTATCTCTATTGCATCGGCAATCCGCGCACCGACTGGGGCTTCAGGACGCAGGTCGAGGCAGGTCTGAACGGGCGGTCGCTGATCTATCCGCGCGGTCGGGTGCTGGGCGGATGCTCGTCGATCAATGGCATGATCTATATGCGCGGGCAGGCTGCCGATTACGACCAGTGGCGTCAGATGGGCTGTGCCGGGTGGGGCTGGGACGATGTGCTGCCGCTGTTCACCCGGCAAGAGGATTATTATCGCGGCGCCGATGACAGCCACGGCTCTGGCGGCGAGATGCGGGTGGAAACCGCGCGCGTCCGCTGGGCCGTGCTGGACGCGTTTCTGGACGCGGCCGAGCAGGCTGGCATCCCGCGCACGGATGATTTCAATCGCGGCGATAATGAGGGCGGCGGCTATTTCGATGTCACGCAGCGCAATGGCTGGCGGTGGAGCGCGGCCAAGGCATTTCTGCGCCCGGCGCGTGGGCGGCCCAATCTGCGGGTGATGACCGGCGCCTCGGTCGAGCGTCTGGTGATCAAGGCGGGCGAGGTGCGCGGCGTGATCCTGCACCATCAGGGCCAGCGCAGGCAGATCGCCGCAGATCGCGAAACCATCCTGTCGGCGGGGGCCATCGGCTCGGTCCAGATCCTGGAGCATTCGGGCGTCGGGCGTGGCGATATCCTGCAGGCGGCGGGGATCACGCCGCAGGTTCAGGTCGATGCTTTGGGCGAAAACCTGCAGGATCACCTGCAATTGCGCATGGTCTATAAGGTGACCGGCGTGCCCACGCTGAACGAGCAGGCATCGCATCTTTGGGGCAAGGCCCGGATCGGGCTGGAATATCTGCTGAAACGCTCTGGCCCGATGTCGATGGCGCCCAGCCAGTTGGGCATTTTCACCAGATCGGGACCGCAGAAGGCGACGGCGGATCTGGAATTTCACGTCCAGCCGGTCAGCCTGGACAAGTTCGGCGACCCCGTTCACCCCTTTCCCGCCATGACCGCCAGCGTCTGCAACCTGCGCCCGGACAGCCGGGGCTCGGTCCATGTGACCAGTCCCGATTTCCGCGATCACCCGGCGATCCGACCGAATTATCTGTCCACCGAAAGTGACCGGGATGTGGCGGTCCGCGCCATTCGCCTGACGCGAGAGATTGCGGCCCAGCCCGCATTCGCCCGTTATCGCCCGCAAGAGCATATGCCGGGCGATGGCTTTGCGACCGATGCCGAACTGGTGCGCGCCGCGGGCGATATTGGCACGACGATCTTTCACCCGGTTGGGACATGCCGCATGGGCGCGGATGCGGGGTCCGTGGTGGATCCCCGCCTGCGGATGCGCGCCCTGGGACGGCTGCGGATCGCGGATGCCTCGGTCATGCCGCGCATCACCAGCGGCAACACCAATGCGCCAACGATGATGATCGCGGAAAAGGCGGCGCAGATGATCCTGGAGGATGCGCGCGCCTGA
- a CDS encoding branched-chain amino acid ABC transporter permease: MTMIFGIPVQALMGQLLIGLINGSFYALLSLGLAVIFGLLRVINFAHGAQYMLGAFVALLLLTNFGVNYWLALILSPLIVGLFAAIVERTMLSRLYQLDHLYGLLFTFGLALTIEGTFRYFFGASGQPYAPPPQLSGAVNLGFMFLPIYRGWVVVASMAVCLAVWLMIEKTKLGAYLRAATENPTLVQSFGVNVPLLLTLTYALGAGLAAFAGVLAAPIYQVSPLMGTNLIIVVFAVVVVGGMGSILGAIVTGYMLGVIEGLTKVFYPEASNIVIFVIMAIVLVLRPAGLFGKDV; encoded by the coding sequence ATGACGATGATCTTTGGTATTCCCGTTCAGGCGCTGATGGGGCAATTGCTGATCGGCCTGATCAACGGGTCTTTCTATGCGCTGCTCAGCCTTGGTCTGGCGGTGATTTTCGGCCTGCTTCGGGTGATCAACTTTGCCCATGGCGCGCAATATATGCTGGGCGCCTTCGTCGCGCTGTTGCTGCTGACGAATTTCGGCGTGAATTACTGGCTGGCGCTGATCCTGTCGCCGCTGATCGTGGGGCTTTTCGCGGCCATCGTCGAACGCACGATGCTGTCGCGCCTGTACCAGCTGGATCACCTTTACGGGCTGCTATTCACCTTTGGTCTGGCGCTGACGATCGAGGGGACGTTCCGCTATTTCTTCGGGGCATCCGGTCAGCCCTATGCACCGCCCCCGCAACTGAGCGGCGCGGTCAATCTGGGCTTCATGTTCCTGCCGATCTATCGTGGCTGGGTCGTGGTTGCCTCGATGGCGGTCTGTCTGGCGGTCTGGCTGATGATCGAAAAGACCAAGCTGGGCGCCTATCTGCGCGCGGCAACGGAAAACCCGACACTGGTGCAAAGCTTCGGCGTGAACGTGCCGCTGCTTCTGACCCTGACCTATGCGCTTGGCGCCGGGCTGGCGGCATTCGCGGGCGTGCTGGCGGCACCGATCTATCAGGTCAGCCCGCTGATGGGCACGAACCTGATCATCGTCGTCTTTGCGGTGGTCGTGGTGGGGGGCATGGGCTCTATCCTGGGCGCTATCGTCACCGGCTATATGCTGGGCGTGATCGAGGGGCTGACCAAGGTGTTCTACCCCGAGGCCTCGAATATCGTGATCTTCGTGATCATGGCCATCGTTCTGGTCCTGCGCCCGGCGGGCCTGTTCGGAAAGGATGTCTGA
- a CDS encoding ABC transporter ATP-binding protein, translating into MGQAAATQSKPRVVLSARGLGKDFSGFTAVNDVDLDVEHARIHALIGPNGAGKTTVFNLLTKFLQPTRGRITLLGTDITKTKPDRVARMGLVRSFQISAVFPHLTVRENVKIALQRPAGLATQFWLPLSALDRLNARADELIDQLGLSEYRDHRAADLSYGRKRVLEIATTLALDPKVLLLDEPMAGMGQEDVQMVADIIRNVATERAVLMVEHNLSVVADICDHVTVLQRGEILAEGDYAQVSADPRVREAYMGTEE; encoded by the coding sequence ATGGGTCAAGCTGCTGCGACGCAGTCCAAGCCACGGGTGGTTCTGTCCGCCCGTGGCCTTGGCAAGGATTTTTCAGGGTTCACGGCGGTCAATGACGTCGATCTGGATGTCGAACATGCGCGGATCCATGCGCTGATCGGCCCGAATGGCGCGGGCAAGACCACGGTCTTCAACCTGCTGACCAAGTTCCTGCAACCGACGCGCGGCCGGATCACCCTGCTGGGCACGGATATCACGAAGACAAAGCCCGACCGGGTCGCGCGGATGGGGCTGGTGCGGTCGTTCCAGATCTCGGCCGTGTTTCCGCATCTGACGGTGCGCGAGAACGTCAAGATCGCCTTGCAGCGTCCGGCCGGGCTGGCCACGCAGTTCTGGCTGCCGCTTTCGGCGCTGGACCGGCTGAACGCGCGCGCGGATGAGCTGATCGACCAGCTTGGCCTGTCCGAATATCGCGATCACCGCGCCGCCGATCTGTCCTATGGCCGCAAGCGCGTGCTGGAGATTGCGACCACGCTGGCGCTGGATCCCAAGGTCCTGCTGCTGGATGAGCCGATGGCAGGCATGGGGCAAGAGGATGTGCAGATGGTGGCCGATATCATCCGCAATGTCGCGACCGAGCGCGCCGTGCTGATGGTGGAACATAATCTTAGCGTGGTGGCCGATATCTGCGACCATGTCACCGTGCTGCAGCGGGGCGAGATCCTGGCCGAGGGCGATTATGCCCAGGTCTCGGCCGATCCGCGCGTGCGCGAAGCCTATATGGGGACGGAAGAATGA
- a CDS encoding alpha/beta fold hydrolase — translation MNSLNWAMVIGFGVAGALPALADETASPMPDGRDAATIQLQNDFDHIGAEVHELSRDGRISYYIDEGDADDRAVVFIGGQGTSLEAFQLTEFARSMREELGLRVISVERNGFGESSFDPALGYQDYVEEVLAVLDHLGVDKFAIMAISGGGAYAAHLAAAVPDRVLSIHAGAAVSRTLPTRSQPDCSRSTEDWAQVLSAYTNNPKDWWGVPGSPVLVVPGWQTRAYADGTRSFYVGGQMGDASALAHEYTLICGENAVADVSAVTAPVYLYYGDADEVVTKTDMEQWQAAFSNVAKATAYPGEGHTVQYRHWDQILADMAGYDDYTVVCRDGDSRLIANSDRTEDDFLGICAWQQAD, via the coding sequence ATGAACAGTTTGAATTGGGCGATGGTGATCGGATTTGGCGTGGCCGGGGCGCTTCCCGCGCTGGCGGATGAGACGGCGTCGCCGATGCCGGACGGGCGGGACGCGGCCACGATCCAGCTTCAGAACGATTTCGATCATATCGGCGCGGAAGTTCACGAATTGTCGCGCGATGGCCGGATTTCATACTATATCGACGAAGGCGATGCGGATGACCGCGCGGTCGTGTTCATCGGCGGTCAGGGCACCAGCCTTGAAGCGTTCCAACTGACCGAATTTGCCCGATCCATGCGTGAAGAGCTGGGGCTGCGCGTGATCTCGGTCGAGCGGAACGGCTTTGGCGAATCCTCATTTGATCCGGCCCTGGGCTATCAGGATTACGTCGAGGAGGTTCTGGCCGTGCTGGATCATCTGGGCGTGGACAAGTTCGCGATCATGGCGATCTCTGGCGGTGGCGCCTATGCCGCCCATCTGGCCGCTGCGGTGCCGGATCGCGTGCTGTCGATCCATGCGGGCGCGGCGGTGTCGCGGACGCTGCCAACGCGCAGCCAGCCGGACTGTTCGCGCAGCACCGAGGACTGGGCGCAGGTGCTGTCGGCCTATACCAACAATCCGAAGGACTGGTGGGGCGTTCCGGGGTCGCCCGTGCTGGTGGTGCCGGGCTGGCAGACCCGAGCCTATGCCGATGGGACACGCTCTTTCTACGTCGGTGGGCAGATGGGCGATGCCTCTGCGCTGGCGCATGAATATACGCTGATATGCGGCGAGAATGCCGTGGCCGATGTCTCTGCGGTGACTGCGCCGGTCTATCTGTATTACGGCGATGCGGATGAGGTCGTGACGAAGACAGATATGGAGCAGTGGCAGGCCGCCTTTTCCAATGTCGCGAAGGCCACGGCCTATCCCGGCGAGGGGCATACGGTACAATATCGCCACTGGGATCAGATCCTGGCCGATATGGCAGGATATGACGATTACACCGTTGTCTGCCGCGATGGCGACAGCCGGTTGATCGCCAATTCCGACCGGACCGAGGATGATTTCCTTGGCATCTGCGCCTGGCAGCAGGCCGACTGA
- a CDS encoding ABC transporter ATP-binding protein: MSAPLLDVAKLQAWYGESHVLHGVDLHVNEGEMICILGRNGMGKTTTLRTIMGILRKRQGKISFAGQDMMSVPLHKTARAGLGFVPEERGIFATLSVEENLTLPPKVAEGGMSVAEIYELFPNLRERRNSPGTKLSGGEQQMLAMARILRTGARCLLLDEPTEGLAPVIIQAIGDVLQQLKQRGMTVVLVEQNFRFAAKVADRFYLMDHGKMIAEFPVADLPQQMDMLHRELGV, from the coding sequence ATGAGTGCGCCTTTGCTGGATGTCGCCAAGCTGCAGGCCTGGTATGGCGAAAGCCATGTCCTGCATGGCGTGGATCTGCATGTGAACGAAGGTGAGATGATCTGCATCCTGGGCCGCAACGGCATGGGCAAGACCACCACCCTGCGCACGATCATGGGGATTTTGCGCAAGCGTCAGGGCAAGATCAGCTTTGCGGGGCAGGACATGATGTCGGTGCCGCTGCACAAGACGGCCCGCGCAGGTCTGGGCTTCGTCCCCGAAGAGCGCGGCATCTTTGCCACCCTCTCGGTCGAGGAAAACCTGACCCTGCCGCCCAAGGTGGCCGAGGGCGGCATGTCGGTCGCCGAGATTTACGAGCTGTTTCCGAACCTGCGCGAACGCCGCAACAGCCCCGGCACCAAGCTGTCCGGCGGCGAGCAGCAGATGCTGGCCATGGCCCGGATCCTGCGCACCGGCGCGCGCTGCCTGCTGCTGGACGAGCCGACCGAGGGGCTGGCCCCGGTGATCATTCAGGCCATTGGCGATGTGCTGCAACAGTTGAAACAGCGCGGCATGACCGTGGTGCTGGTCGAACAGAATTTCCGCTTTGCAGCCAAGGTCGCCGACCGCTTCTATCTGATGGATCATGGCAAGATGATCGCGGAATTCCCGGTGGCCGACCTGCCGCAGCAGATGGACATGCTGCATCGCGAATTGGGGGTCTAG
- a CDS encoding LysR family transcriptional regulator, producing the protein MTQLSWDDLQFFLAVVRDRQLSRAARRLGTSHVTVSRRIDRLEQALGTRLFERHPRGYELTPAGQRLIDTAERMEEAAEDIPTHSNPGADAIKPFRLSAPEGFAKLFSTCILPELLARFPLTSPELITMPQVLSPSRRAADISVTLDPVSSGPYRSERMADYTLHLYATRDYLDSAPALTCREDLRNHCIIGYIEEMIFAPGLDYLGEIHPAIRASITSSSVFNQLSAVRGGLGIGVLPFYIANKYPELQIMLPDQITLTRTYWLTCHRDIRRMRRERTMIEFLIAQVQSHAPLLMHPAARKGMTQP; encoded by the coding sequence ATGACACAGCTTAGCTGGGATGACCTGCAATTCTTTCTGGCGGTGGTCCGCGACCGTCAACTGTCCCGCGCGGCGCGGCGGCTGGGCACCTCTCATGTCACGGTATCGCGCCGGATCGACCGGCTGGAACAGGCTCTGGGCACGCGCCTGTTCGAACGCCACCCGCGCGGCTATGAACTGACCCCGGCAGGCCAGCGGCTGATCGACACGGCCGAGCGGATGGAGGAAGCGGCCGAGGATATCCCGACGCACAGCAATCCGGGCGCCGATGCGATCAAGCCCTTTCGACTGTCCGCGCCAGAGGGCTTCGCCAAGCTGTTCTCGACCTGCATCCTGCCGGAATTGCTGGCCCGCTTTCCGCTGACATCGCCCGAACTGATCACCATGCCGCAGGTGCTGTCCCCTTCGCGGCGGGCGGCGGATATTTCCGTGACGCTGGATCCGGTCAGCAGCGGCCCCTATCGGTCCGAGCGAATGGCCGATTACACGCTGCACCTTTACGCGACCCGCGATTATCTGGACAGCGCCCCCGCCCTGACCTGCCGAGAGGATCTGCGAAATCACTGCATCATCGGCTATATCGAGGAGATGATCTTTGCCCCCGGTCTGGATTATCTGGGCGAGATCCATCCGGCGATCCGCGCCTCGATCACAAGCTCCAGCGTGTTCAACCAGCTTTCGGCGGTGCGCGGCGGGCTGGGCATCGGCGTCCTGCCCTTCTACATCGCCAATAAATATCCCGAATTGCAGATCATGCTGCCCGATCAGATCACCCTGACGCGAACCTATTGGCTGACCTGCCATCGCGATATCCGGCGGATGCGGCGCGAAAGAACGATGATCGAGTTTCTGATCGCGCAGGTTCAGTCACACGCGCCCCTGCTGATGCATCCCGCCGCACGGAAGGGCATGACGCAGCCCTAA
- a CDS encoding branched-chain amino acid ABC transporter permease — translation MSTGSETIPTEEVAIHPQAVNIRRALLLIGLAALLIAPQFLYPIFLMKLLCFALFASAFNLLLGYTGLLSFGHAAFFGGAAYFTAHAVKVWGWPPEAGILLGVLGAAGLGLIIGAIAIRRQGIYFAMITLALAQMFYFFCLQARFTHGEDGIQSVPRGMLFGIIDLQSTMNMYYFVAAVFVIGLLIIWRFVNSPFGMILKSIRENEQRAISLGYSVARYKLGAFVMSAALAGLAGSVKALVFQFATLTDVAWQMSGEVILMTLLGGIGTLAGPVFGAGLVVTLQNYLATSDFPVTIITGLVFMVCVLLFRRGLIGEFFASKLGRKLGFRAES, via the coding sequence ATGTCGACCGGATCCGAAACCATCCCGACCGAAGAGGTCGCGATCCACCCTCAGGCCGTCAATATCCGGCGCGCCCTGTTGCTGATCGGGCTGGCCGCGCTGCTGATCGCGCCGCAATTCCTGTACCCGATCTTCCTGATGAAGCTACTGTGCTTTGCGCTGTTCGCCTCGGCCTTCAACCTGCTTCTGGGCTATACCGGGTTGCTGAGCTTCGGTCATGCCGCCTTCTTCGGAGGCGCAGCCTATTTCACCGCCCATGCCGTCAAGGTCTGGGGCTGGCCGCCCGAGGCGGGCATCCTGCTGGGCGTTCTGGGCGCGGCGGGTCTGGGGCTGATCATCGGTGCCATCGCGATCCGCCGTCAGGGGATCTATTTCGCGATGATCACGCTGGCGCTTGCGCAGATGTTTTACTTCTTCTGCCTGCAGGCCAGGTTCACCCATGGCGAGGATGGCATCCAGTCGGTGCCGCGCGGCATGCTGTTCGGGATCATCGACCTGCAATCGACGATGAACATGTATTACTTCGTCGCGGCGGTCTTTGTGATCGGGTTGCTGATCATCTGGCGCTTTGTGAATTCGCCCTTCGGCATGATCCTGAAATCCATTCGCGAGAATGAACAGAGGGCGATCTCGCTGGGCTATTCGGTGGCGCGCTACAAGCTGGGGGCCTTCGTGATGTCGGCGGCACTGGCGGGGCTTGCGGGCAGCGTCAAGGCGCTGGTCTTTCAATTCGCGACCCTGACCGATGTGGCCTGGCAGATGTCGGGCGAGGTGATCCTGATGACCCTGCTGGGCGGGATCGGCACCCTGGCGGGGCCGGTCTTTGGCGCCGGGCTGGTGGTGACGCTGCAAAACTATCTGGCGACCTCGGATTTTCCGGTGACGATCATCACCGGGCTGGTCTTCATGGTCTGCGTGCTGCTGTTCCGCCGGGGCCTGATCGGCGAATTCTTCGCCTCGAAACTGGGCCGCAAGCTGGGGTTTCGCGCTGAATCCTGA
- a CDS encoding aminotransferase class V-fold PLP-dependent enzyme: MPHLRPEIDPDGLEEFSVVFTDRSLNHMSQRFQQVMRDLSEMLKDVYGAAQVAVVPGGGSYAMESVARQFGRDAHALIVRNGWFSYRWTQIFEAGGFARDTTVAMARPAGNEPQPAYAPPPIDEVVAKIHEARPDAVFAPHVETSAGIILPDDYITALAQAAHEVGALMVLDCIASGTIWVDMQKTGVDVLISAPQKGWSASPAAGLVMLSDRAAAKLADTESDSFVLDLKKWRAITEAYENGGHAYHATMPTDALLGLRDAMVETREMGLEAAREAQWDLGRKVRQMLAEKGIRSVAAKGFEAPGVVVSYTSDPDIKSGKKFLDQGMQIAAGVPLAVEEGSDFSTFRLGLFGLDKLKDVDGTVSRLKAVTDQLL, from the coding sequence ATGCCGCATCTGCGCCCCGAAATCGATCCCGATGGGTTAGAGGAATTTTCGGTCGTCTTCACCGATCGGTCCCTGAACCATATGTCGCAACGTTTTCAACAGGTCATGCGCGATCTGTCGGAGATGCTGAAGGATGTCTATGGCGCGGCGCAGGTGGCGGTGGTCCCCGGCGGCGGCAGCTATGCGATGGAATCAGTGGCCCGGCAATTCGGTCGCGATGCCCATGCGCTGATCGTCAGAAACGGCTGGTTCAGCTATCGCTGGACGCAGATCTTCGAAGCGGGCGGCTTTGCGCGCGACACCACCGTGGCCATGGCCCGCCCCGCCGGGAACGAGCCGCAGCCCGCCTATGCCCCGCCCCCGATTGATGAGGTGGTGGCAAAGATCCACGAGGCGCGCCCCGACGCGGTCTTTGCGCCGCATGTCGAAACCTCAGCCGGGATCATCCTGCCTGACGACTACATCACCGCACTAGCCCAGGCCGCGCATGAGGTCGGCGCGCTGATGGTGCTGGACTGCATCGCATCGGGCACGATCTGGGTCGATATGCAGAAAACCGGCGTCGATGTGCTGATCTCGGCCCCTCAGAAGGGCTGGTCCGCATCACCTGCGGCGGGTCTGGTGATGCTGTCGGACCGCGCTGCCGCAAAGCTTGCCGACACCGAAAGCGACAGCTTTGTTCTGGATCTGAAGAAATGGCGCGCCATCACGGAAGCCTATGAAAATGGCGGCCACGCCTATCACGCCACCATGCCCACAGATGCGCTGCTGGGCCTGCGCGATGCCATGGTCGAAACGCGCGAGATGGGGCTGGAGGCGGCCCGCGAGGCGCAGTGGGATCTGGGCCGCAAGGTGCGTCAGATGCTGGCCGAGAAAGGCATCCGTTCCGTCGCCGCCAAAGGGTTCGAGGCGCCGGGCGTTGTCGTCAGCTATACCAGCGACCCCGACATCAAAAGCGGCAAGAAATTTCTGGATCAGGGCATGCAGATCGCTGCAGGTGTACCCCTGGCGGTGGAGGAAGGATCCGATTTTTCGACCTTCCGGCTGGGGCTGTTCGGGCTGGACAAGCTGAAGGATGTCGATGGCACCGTGTCGCGGCTGAAAGCCGTGACCGATCAGCTGCTTTAA
- a CDS encoding ABC transporter substrate-binding protein: MRKILLSTAAVGLTAMPALAEISDGVVKIGILNDQSGVYADFGGKSSYEAARMAVEDFGGTVLDAPIEVITADHQNKPDIASNIARQWYDTEQVDSIMELTSSSVGLAVQALSKDEKKITINTGAATTELTGAQCSPYGFHWAYDTHALAVGTGGALVEAGGDSWYFLTADYAFGYSLEENTTNFVTSQGGKVLGSVRHPLASTDFSSFLLQAQASGAKIIGLANAGLDTQNSIKQAAEFGITQGGQKLAALLFTIAEVNGLGAEAAQGLNLTESFYWNRTPETAEFGKRFMERTGVMPNMVHAGTYSAVTSYLKAIEAAGTDETEAVAAKLHELPVQDVFAENGKVAPNGRMISDVYLMEVKAPDQIAEDWDYYNVVATIPGDQAYINPAESGCPLVQ, from the coding sequence ATGCGCAAGATTCTACTTTCGACCGCAGCGGTCGGCCTGACGGCCATGCCCGCGCTTGCCGAGATTTCGGACGGTGTGGTGAAGATCGGTATTTTGAACGATCAGTCAGGCGTTTACGCCGATTTCGGCGGTAAATCATCCTATGAGGCCGCGCGGATGGCGGTCGAGGATTTCGGCGGTACCGTGCTGGATGCCCCGATCGAGGTGATCACCGCCGATCACCAGAACAAGCCCGACATCGCCTCGAACATCGCGCGGCAATGGTACGATACCGAACAGGTCGATTCGATCATGGAACTGACCTCATCCTCGGTCGGGCTGGCGGTGCAGGCGCTGTCGAAGGATGAAAAGAAGATCACCATCAATACCGGCGCGGCGACGACGGAACTGACCGGCGCGCAATGTTCGCCCTATGGTTTTCACTGGGCCTATGACACCCATGCGCTGGCCGTCGGCACCGGCGGCGCGCTGGTCGAGGCGGGCGGCGACAGCTGGTATTTCCTGACCGCCGATTACGCCTTCGGCTATTCGCTGGAGGAAAACACCACGAATTTCGTCACCTCGCAGGGCGGCAAGGTCTTGGGCTCGGTCCGCCATCCGCTGGCCAGCACCGATTTCTCGTCCTTCCTGCTGCAGGCGCAGGCCTCTGGCGCGAAGATCATCGGCCTGGCAAATGCAGGTCTGGACACGCAGAACTCGATCAAGCAGGCGGCGGAATTCGGCATCACCCAGGGCGGGCAGAAGCTGGCCGCGCTGCTGTTCACCATTGCCGAGGTGAACGGTCTGGGGGCCGAGGCTGCGCAGGGCCTGAACCTGACCGAAAGCTTCTACTGGAACCGCACGCCAGAGACCGCCGAATTCGGCAAGCGTTTCATGGAGCGGACCGGCGTGATGCCGAACATGGTTCACGCGGGCACCTATTCCGCGGTCACCTCCTATCTGAAGGCCATCGAGGCCGCCGGCACGGATGAGACCGAGGCCGTCGCGGCCAAGCTGCACGAATTGCCGGTTCAGGACGTGTTTGCCGAAAACGGCAAGGTTGCGCCGAATGGTCGCATGATCTCGGACGTTTATCTGATGGAGGTGAAGGCCCCCGACCAGATCGCCGAGGATTGGGATTACTATAACGTCGTCGCCACCATTCCCGGCGATCAGGCCTATATCAATCCCGCCGAAAGCGGCTGCCCGCTGGTCCAGTAA